The window gcctgtgagCTGCACATATCactatcctgcctagctattggccattcagctttttattagagcaatcaggtgccttaggcaggcaagatgaaacaaatgcaacacatctttacattgttaacaaaggaagcagaaacaaatgtaacacaactttacacagttaatgttccacagcataaacaaatgtaacaattctttgtctgctgtgggatggtctgtatgtcaaattactctgattggtcaataaataaaacactgattggccagtggctaggcaggaagtataggcgggactaacagagaggagaaaagaaagaacaggaaggcagaaggagtcactgtcagccgccgccatgacaagcagcatgtgaagatgccggtaagccatgagccatgtggcaaggtatagatttatgaaaatggattaatttaagctataagaacagttagcaagaagcctgccacggtcatacagtttgtaagcaatataagtctctgtttttacttggtcgggtctgagcagctatgggactggtgggtgacagagatttgtcctgactgtgggcaaggcaggaaattAGTTACAAATTtgtctagttaaaataatattccacaacactgtagTGTTCAGCTCTTGATAATTTTCACATATAAATCATTCTTTACTTTCAAATTAATAAAGttcaaaaataaagatttaaatgagaaatgccAGCTGAGATATGAGTCTGTGCTATACTATTTAGTCCTGAGAGTATGTTTCTGCTATACTATCTACTCTTGACAGTGTGAGCCTTTGCTACATTATTTACTCCTGAGTGTATCTCTGCTATACTTCTCACATACGCTGGTCCCTTGAGAAGCTTTCTCTACAGACTGTAGCTCTAAAAAATCATTCTCTTGTAGAACAAATGTACATTCATTAAGGTCATTTCCATTCATAACGAAATcttcttatgttctgaaaaaATTACTAACTAGGTACAGACCCAAGCAGGAAGAAAAcattgacacacatacacatagcataCCCAACCTTTGTTCAAGGTGTATTGCTGACCACAtcttagacatttttaaaaaagaaaccttcCCACATATCAGCCTTTCTTTGTTATTAACTCTGATGGAAATTAAAGCCAGAATCATAGACTCTTTCATTGCAATGTAATCTagaggtttgtttatttttctgtttttttattgtgCATATCACATTAACAAAACTCAATGACAGAGATATGTGATGTGTTGTCTTTTAACTTTCTACCCACCAAGTTCATATGACTGTTACATTCTTTTCCTAACTTTAGTAATGATGGGTAACCAGGAACAACAACAACTGTGATCACTATGAAGGTAGGAGGGAGGTAAAACCACTGTTTATCATTACTCTATGTACTCATGGCAAAGCCAAGCGGACAATATATGGTGAGTCTGCTGAATCTCATCTCTGCAAAActgtccctgtctctgccctgAGGTTACACTGATGCAGGGCTCCTGAGTCCTCAGCATCTGAGCCCTTCTGGGAGTTTTCACACTTGATCCCTCATGATGCCTTCCCAGGAGGATGCTGACCCTCTGTAAGCTTTATGACAGCCAGATTCATGTGCTGTAATCGTTGTTAAAACAGGTCAGTTTGGTATGTCTAAAGCCAACAAGcattaaaatgatatttatttggggagaatttaatacatgtatgttaaatgttttatttaaatccACACATTCCTTCACCTATTGCTTTTTACCCTTAAAAACACTTTACTCTCCCAACTTTTGGGCTTTTTCTGTGTTATTTCTTCATTCCACTTAGCTTTGGAtcctattctggaacttgctctgtagaccaggctagcttggaactcatagaaatccacctgcctctgcctcccaagtgctgggattaaaggcatgcaccactacctgGTGCCACAGTGTGTTCATGCATGAAATGGTAGTGACATTTCTAGCAATGTTTCACTCTTCTACAGATGTTTCAACATTTCTACTATCTTAGTGGAGACATCTACTATATCTGGCTctgacattctttctgcctcttctccctCAGAAACCCATGACATTTGGCTTTAGATGTACGTAAGGGACCTCTTTTACAATATGTGCCACAGGTGTCACTTTTACATTAGGGCCCTCCACAGCCTAATGTTCTCACACTTGAACCAATTTGCATCTCCATTGACAAGACAATTAAATTTTCTGGTGGGTGTTGAGAGATGCCTCACTCTGTTGGTATAAAGATGAGAACTTGGGTTGATGTAGTTAGTATTCACCTATTAGAATAACAGCGTTAAATTCTCCCTAGCACATATCACCCAGGCAAAAGTGTATCACCAACTTAATGTCACATTAGCTCCCGTTTGTGGAATgagctttaaatccaatcagaaagcgaCTGGTTCCTCTCATAACTTTCCTGTCATTATTGCTCTATGGGCACTGTTGTTTTTTATGAGGCACAGCAGCTGCACCTGATGCCATCTTTGCCTCAGCTGATGACTGTGTCTCTGCAGCTTCTGCCTTGACACTGAGGCCTTAGACTGGAAgagcctttgctgtgggatgatctgtatgtcaaatgtgttgctgattggtcaataaataaatcactgattggccagtggccaggcaggaagtataggcgggactaacagagaggagaattgagaaaacaggaagctgggtgagggagacactgccagccgccaccatgacaagccgcatgtgaagatcctggtaagccacgagccatgtggcaaggtatagatttatggaaatggattaatttaagctgtaagaacagttagcaagaagcctgccatggccatacagtttgtatgtaaccaatataagtctctgtgtttacttggttggatctgagcggctgtgggtctggcaggtgagagagatttgtcctgaggtgggccaggcaggaaaactctagctacaagcctTTCCTGTAGTTTTAACTAACTCTATCCTTTTATTTTACCAATAAGAATTCTGGAGCCAAATGctgggtgaaaacctgctagctcagggAGACAGAGATTCTTACACACCAAGGGGAGATATTACAGGAGCTTGGATGACTCCACTGGGAAAAACAACAGTAACTATGCTACAGCCCAGATCTCAGACTCCAGGCACCCAATGGACAATGTTAGGGCATGGTAAAGGTTTCAGGGAATATTTAtagttacagaagaaagagacTTATTAATCAAGGCAAGTTTTAAACACACTGCTAGAACACACTGTTGGAGGTTACAGCAAAGAGAAGTCTCTACTCTTCTCTGATGACATGCTTAGCATTTTTACTATTGGAAGTTAGAGGTTCCTGTTGACAATCCAAAATCATTAACTTAATATTCTCCACTATGGAGTCATTAAAGTTGGATAAGACCTGAATTCTTagcaaagactttaccacactTCACACACTTATGGAGTTTGTAGTCAGAATGAATCATTTGATGTGTTTTAAgggttgaaaaaaataaacatttgaagaCATTTGTAGGATTTCTCTCCCCTATGAACTATACCATGTGTTGAGTAAGGACATAAAGATTAACAAAGTCTATGCCACATTCCCCACACTTTTAAGAATTGCCTTCAGAATgaattttggtcttttttttatgTCGTCTAAGGGTTGCAGAAGAGGAAAAACATCTGTCACAGTCTTCACATTTGAAGAGTTTCTGCCCAGTATGAACtttcttgtgtttcctaagggatgaGAGATAATGAAAGGCTTTGtgacattcttcacacttgtagggtttctctccagtatgaattgtTTGATGTTCCCGAAAACTCCTAGAATAGGAAAACCGTTTGCCACATTCTACACATGTATAAGGATTGTCTTCAGAATGGATTGTCTGATGTCCTCTAAGGGataaagatgaataaaaacatCTGCCACACTCTTCACACTTGTAGGGATTGTCTTCAGAGTGAATTGCTTGATGGCGCCGAAGGGatgaagataaataaaaacatttgccaCATTTTTCACACTTGTATGatttctccccagtatgaattATCTGATGTTCTTGAAGGTTTGTAAAACAAGACAACGTTTTACCACACTCTGCACACTTGTAGGGATTGTCTTCAGAATGGATTGGTTGATGTCGTATAAGGGATGAAGATGAGCAAAAACACTTGCCACACTCTTTACActtgtatggtttctctccagtatggactGTCTGATGCTCTTGAAGGTGTGCAAAGGAGGAGAACCTTTTGCCACACTCTACACACTTGCAGGGATTGTCTTCAGAATGGATTATTTGATGTCGTTTAAGCGATGAAGGTGAGGAAAAACACTTGCCACACTCTTCACACTTGTAGGCTTTCTCTGCAAGATGAGCTGCCGTGTCCTCAATGAGGAAAGCAGACTTAGTACATTCTTTTCCACTCAGTTTACACTTgtaaagtttctctccagtatgaactgCCTTATGGTTCTCAAGGCCAGAGTGATAACGAAAGGCTTTGTGACATTCTTCACACCTGTATGGTCTCTCTGCACTATGAATTGTATGATGTTCCTGAAGCTTTGCAGATTGGGAAAACCTCTTGCCACACTCCTCACACTTGTATGGATTGTCTTTGGAGTGAACTGCTTGATGTTGTTTAAGGTACAAAAGTGAGGAAAAAGATTTGCCACATTCTTCGCACTTGTATTGTTTCTCTGCTGTATGAATTCGCTGATGTACCTGAAGGAATGATGGTTCATAAAAAGCTctgccacattcttcacacttgtagggtttctctccagaatgaattctttgatgttgcTTCAGCATTGAAGGATAGTAAAATGatttgccacattcttcacacttgtaagTTTTTTCATCAGTATGATTTTTCTGGTGTATAAAAAGTGATGAGCGAGTATTGAAGGCCTTATGACATTCTTTACACttatagggtttttctccacTATGAAGTCTCTGGTGTATGGAAAGTGTTTTATGAGAACTAAGGGccttaccacattctttacacttgtagggtttctccTTTGTATGAATTCTCTGGTGTGGAATATGCAGTGAGTTACAATCAGTGGCCTTGTTGTAAATGTTATAATCATTGGTTGTTGTTCCTGTTGAGGAAAAGTTGAGATATGAACAAAACTAGGAAATATTGTTCATACTTACAATGcttatctttttaaaaggaaatttttaCTCATATATATTGTAGCATCAATGAGAAAGTACAGTActattgttgtttatttgtttattttctttggggGCCAAAACCCAGCTTCCAAAtcaatcacacacagaggcttactctGACTTGTAAAtgtctagccttagcttggcttgtttcttgccagtttttctcaACCTAGATTATCCTATCTCacttttactctgtggctggcttggtgactgggtggctggcccctatgctccacttccttctctcactcctagatctctccttctattaattccttttgcctgccagccctacctatttTTTCTCCCGTCTTGCCATtggatgttcagctctttattagaccatcaagtattTCAGataggcacaataacacagcttcacgagttaaacaaatgcaacataaacaaaagtaacacactttaaaataatattccacaacatagtaTATTTCAAAACCTATAGGCACTAAGCATAAATGCTAAATTATTGTAGGTAGCAATGATCTCTACTTCTACTAGACAAAGGGCACAACAGGATAGAATATAGAAATAATGGCATATTATTCAAAGTTTAATAACTAAGTAAGTTGTAAGGGCATTTTACTAAGAGAAATAAGCCCATTAAACAACAGATGTTATATGGCCAGACACCCATGAAATTATAAAGTAACCAAGCCTGGAAAGAGAAAGTTAATTGTGATTTTGTGAATTTGAGCCATCAACTAAATACAAGATTTTTATCCTCCACATAGAGTTTTACTTTGGAAGGTACAAAACGTATGCTGCACAAGAAGTAGATGGTCCACAAAAAGATTAAGTTTATCGCTCAAAAATTCAGgacagtattttgttttatttggatgACAAGAACATATATACCTGAAACATATCAAGTcatgataaaaaaacaaaaaacaaaaaaaaacttcaggTTCACCTGTGCATTACACAAATTTTGCCGTGACAACATATTTGTCAGTGAATAGATGGctgatttccttttttgtttgtttttgctttttcaagacaagctttctctatgtagaccttGCTGTCTTAGAACTAaatatctagaccaggctggcctcaaactcagaaatccatctacctctgtctctcaagtgctgggattaatggagtAGGCCACCATGCCTAGgcaataaaattatgtatttctaAGATTTCTTTACTTACAAGAGTAAACTGCTATTGAGCACTAAATAGAGAGACAGGGAACAAGACATGAAAACAGGAAACCTGTGGTTACCTGTGAAGTAACAATTCACAGAGCAGAGCTTGTAGACATTCTGATATCTTACACTGTCTTTATGTACTTTACCAATGTGTTGCATCAATCCACCAAAATATATAGGGCATGTATAACAAATGATTATAGGTTATACACACCTCTGAAATAATACCAAAGAATATCAAATTGCaaagtaaagaaaaacattttgaaacCACAAAATTTTGAAAGCTTAGTGGTAAGCTATGAAATCCATACTCCTAGTTATGGACAGTTTTAATCTTTGAATACATATCCACAAAAGGCATGCATTTTAAACCCTTATTACCAAGTGtgtgataaagaaaatatttagaagacaccTTCATCAAAGACAAAAACTCTGATGGAGTCACTTTCCTCAACATGAGTGTAAGTGACATGAAATAACTCATGTGTAAGGTTAGTTTCTTACAATGGTTTCACACCTAGGTATTTAGAAATGTGTGCAATTTTTTCAGATATGTAGAAAATAGTACAGAGTCTGTTATTTAACTGTCCAAAGTAACTCTATTTTACCTGCGTTTTACCCAACTGGTCGCCCAACTAAACAATCCTGCTGAGAAAATGTTCTCACACAGCCTCACTGGCAGGTTTAGAAGATCCACTGTTTTACAACAAGAAACAAATTGTTTGAATCAATGAAGGTAAAAGTTTTGGATTGTAGGCCCCTGATCTGGCTGTGGTATGATGTAATTGTGGGTTTGGCTTTATAAACACAATTAAACTAGGATTAGAGAGTGCTGGAATGACCTATGTATTTCCTGACATAAACCCAACATTGTCCTTCTGGTCTTCCAGCAGGGCAGGTGTGGGTATTTTTGTCTGGTCCAGATTCTAGTAATAAACCTGACAAAGACTCCTTTCCCGGGTCACCTTCTAAGAGTAAAGATGTTGACTGAAGAAGTAATGGATAAAACTCAGTTAAATCCACcccttctgtcatttctgtggATGCTGAAGGAGTGACTGTACAGTCCACTCCATCTGTGCTTTCTCTGCTCTTGTTCTGGGCCTTACACTTTGTCACCTTTCCTGACCCTCCTTGTGGAACAGAGTCAGCCACTCTCTGAGCTCACTGTGGATTCAAGGCTACTGGAAGCTGTGAGGTTCCTCTGTCCTCCTGCCTGTCCTCCATGGGCAGTGCCAACATCCTTTCTGAGGCTGTATTAGTGGGTCTGGAAACTCCATGTCTATTCCTCTTCAACCTGCTCATCCCTGGCACTGAGCTCCCCCTTATGGTATTCTTTATTGTAACAAGCTACTTAATGTAGAAGGTCTGCAAGACTGACTTAGATTTTATACAGTACACTATAAAGGGATCAGGAGACTGAAGTTCCCAGTTTCTCCATGGAacatatttatgtttaaattttgttttggtatAAAAGGTTTTCAGTTCAACAGTCATAATTTTAGAGTGTGAAATTTTTAACAgataaattacttttatttatcaAGTCTTACTGATGAGAGTCATTATTTTGTTGTAAGCTGTTACAACAAAGGTAATTTAAGGCATAATAGTTAATGAGTCACCTAATGAATGGTGAAAAATGCTTAGTGTGCCCAAAGGTGTGTTTATATTCatgctaaatacaaatataattcaTTTACAGACACAATATTAGAGGGAGAGAAAATTTTCTACCTTCCATTATCCAGTCCTCTGTACATGTCATCAAAGTTAAGCCTAAAGCAGGTAACTGAAACAAATTTAAGTTCAACTTCTTTTTTCCTTACTATGGAATAATATTAAAATCAGATATACTTAAAGTAACTGGTTATTGGGCCAGGAGTGGtaactcatacctttaatcccagcactcaggagcagaggcagaaagatcatttTGAGTTCAGTGCCATCCTGGTCTAAAAAGCCATCtcaaggaaagccaaggctatagacaaaccctgtctttaaaaaaaacaccatAGAAAACTGGTTATTGAAATTGAACGCTTAAGTAAAAAGAATTAAATCTATACTACATTTGTACAGCAGGACACAACAAGATAGATTAGCATACTTACTCTCACATGGGACACAGACCTGCTGAATTAATGGCATTCTAGTTTCAACACAGGATAAGGATGCATAGGGAATAGGACTTGTCAGTGTCTGCTACTCCTTTCTCCCTCTGGCCTGCGAACCAGACCAGGAAATCCTATTCCTTATCTGTAGAGAAGATGAATCACTTCTCATGTTCCACAAGATGGATTCTATCACTCTGAGGAGGATCTTAGATTCTGCACCACAATGGAAATACTCATTGCAATTTCTTAGCACTCCATGTCTCCTGAACTGATAGTTGAGGATACCAAGGGGATCCTTATACTTATGCTTGACACCCAACTGGTATGCGAACTACATGCCAGTACAAATGGCCATGCCCTGACCCTTGGCTTTGAATTTCCTCCTCTTA is drawn from Peromyscus eremicus chromosome 11, PerEre_H2_v1, whole genome shotgun sequence and contains these coding sequences:
- the LOC131921936 gene encoding zinc finger protein 99-like → MVLPGSGGMSLISALGKQKEEYLGTTTNDYNIYNKATDCNSLHIPHQRIHTKEKPYKCKECGKALSSHKTLSIHQRLHSGEKPYKCKECHKAFNTRSSLFIHQKNHTDEKTYKCEECGKSFYYPSMLKQHQRIHSGEKPYKCEECGRAFYEPSFLQVHQRIHTAEKQYKCEECGKSFSSLLYLKQHQAVHSKDNPYKCEECGKRFSQSAKLQEHHTIHSAERPYRCEECHKAFRYHSGLENHKAVHTGEKLYKCKLSGKECTKSAFLIEDTAAHLAEKAYKCEECGKCFSSPSSLKRHQIIHSEDNPCKCVECGKRFSSFAHLQEHQTVHTGEKPYKCKECGKCFCSSSSLIRHQPIHSEDNPYKCAECGKTLSCFTNLQEHQIIHTGEKSYKCEKCGKCFYLSSSLRRHQAIHSEDNPYKCEECGRCFYSSLSLRGHQTIHSEDNPYTCVECGKRFSYSRSFREHQTIHTGEKPYKCEECHKAFHYLSSLRKHKKVHTGQKLFKCEDCDRCFSSSATLRRHKKKTKIHSEGNS